CAAGACTACCTTTGTATATAATCTCCTATTGTACATTGAgttcaatatattaaatacaatCTTAACAGTTAATCTCTGGGAAACACAGTATGCTGGAGCGTTGAAGAAGAGGAGGGCTTTCAGTTAAATGGGTGTTGTGCAACTCTATCCAGCGAACCTGGTCTGGAGGATGGTGTAACcgagatgaagaacaagaacacGGTAAATGTGGTTAAGCCGATTGATACAGAAAAGAAAACAGTGACAAACATGATGATTTCTCTGTGGAAGAGAAGGGAGATAGATCTAAGCAAGTGAGGTTGACAACATGGGTGATTGTTTTGTTGATGAGGTGAAAGCAGGGAATGCTCTTCTCTGTCTGTGGCAAATGATTACAGAAAAGAGATTGACAAACAATGGTGTGGCTGtggaaaaaggaaagaaagggAGGCAAAAGTAGTGATGGCTTTTCTGTTAAGAAGAAGCTACTACGTGAGCTTGTGGAATTTCCTGGTGCCTAAGGAGACTCATGGAAAAGAGGACGGCCTCGGAAGCTGCAGATTAGCAGTCAGTCTGATGGTAACGAGGACAAAGTTATTTGCGTTAAGGAGAAGCAAGATCTAGGGAATGAGCAATGGGCGGAACCTAATAAGATTCTAGGAGTCAGTCAGGTTGAGATTCGGGTGGGTAGATCATACGATGAAAATGGGCCACATAATGAAGAGCTAAAAGTCAAACGTAAGCGGGGAAAGTTACCGGCTGAGAATGTCAGACTGTGAGCATGGGAGCACCCTGTTAACGTTGGAACAGAGTAACTCTATTGAGATGATTCCAGGAGGAGACCAAAGCGTAACTGTGGAGGCAGGGCTAAGAGACATGACTTTGACGGAGGCGATTGCAGGAGGGGAAGGAAGCGTGGAAGACCTCCAACACCAAAGACGAAGAAGAAACCTGGGGAGACTGATTGTAAAGCAATGAAGCCTTGTGAGAGTTCCTCAATGTCACGGGACAACAAACCCTCAAGTGATGGCGAAATGAGGATTGGAGAACAAAAGCAAAATAATGATAGGAAGACGATCTTTATTAGAATCCAAGAAAAAGCAAGCTTAGTTTGAGTTACTTCTAGCTGCTGGTTGGACAGTTGAATACAGGCCCCGTAACGGCGGGAAGACGTAGCACAACGCTGCTGTTTATGTGAATCCCCACTGGTCAGTGACCAAAGCTTATGAAGTCTATAAAGTAAATTCTAGATCAAGCAGACTCTGTTCTTGGGTTACTGCCAGAAGAGGACCTTGACCTTTTAAGGAGAAAAGCTCAGAAGAAACGGAGCGATACAGGTAAGCCAAAGGTCAAAGAACCGCAAGGACACATATACTAATGAAGATATGGTCTCGAAAGAGAAAAAGCGCAGAAGAAACGAAAAGGGTCACACAGCTTAGAAAGAAGTTTGGTTTCAGTCCGGAAAATAAAGAGGGAAGAAAAACATAATAGAAAGCTGCGGTGCTTTGTCAGCTCGCAGTTCTTTGTCGGATGCAGATTCCAACGAGAATGGGTACATTTTGTTTGAAGGGAAACGCACCATGCTGGGATGGATGATTGATTCAGCCATTGTGCCACTTAACGGGAAAGTTCACTGCGAAAACACTGAAGAAGGAATAATCACAAAAGAAGGTATATTCGATGCAACTGCTGTGATGAAGTATTCTCGGTTCTCGATTTTGAAGTTCATTCTGGAATAAGCAAAGCGAAACAGTGCTTAAAGGGTTCCATGATGTGGATTTTGGTAGTGGAGATCAAAATGATGATACATGTGCTATATGCGGGGACGCGGGAGATCTTAACTGCTGTGATGGTTGCCCGTCAACTTTCCATCAGAGCTGCCTGGGCATTAAAGTAAGTTTCCAAATATTTATTCTAAAGAAAGTTTCTTTTAATCAACGAATTTGTCTTTTGTTCCAGAATCATTTTGATAGAGTTTGAACTTTCGATTCTCTGTAAACTCAATCACTCCTTCTTATTGATTCAACGAGAACGACGATAACAATGAATACACTTTGTATCAAGAATCAATCGAGATATCGCTGGCTTAACCCAGACGATAATCTCCTCAAGTCACTGCGACTCAATCGAAAATACAAAGCTAGACTTCACGAACTACACAACAAAGTATTTAACAAACGTAACAGACATAACGGCAAACCCTCTAAACGAGATAGAGTCTTTCCAATCCTTTCAATCTTCATTTAAATCTGCCACGTCATTCTCTTCTCGCGCCTCCGCCTCAACTTCTTgagtcttcttcctcctcacgTAACGATGCATAGGCTTATCAATACCCCCGTTTCGAAACTCAGCTTGTCCTCAAGCGCAAAGTCTGGAAACTGAGAGCGAAAGTCCCCACATAACACCCAAGCGTTCTCTGATGGTGGAAGAGATTTCCACTTAACCAGTAACTCCAAGCTCCCTTTATCGTTGTAACGCGTTTCCAACACCTCCTCCGGAAGAATCACAAGATCGTCTAGACCCGACGGTAGAGGAAGAACCTGATGATGAACTCCCAACACTGCTTTTAACTGCAAGACGTGAAAGACGGCGTGTATCTTCGCCTCTGGAGGTAAAGCCAAACGATAAGCCGCTTTGCCAATGCGTTCCAGAACCTCATACGGACCGAAGTACTTTGCAGAAAGCTTCTTGCAAACCCGACGAGCCACAGACTGTTGACAGTACGGTTGGAGCTTCAAGTACACTCGATCACCCACCTGAAACTCTACATCACGTCTGTGCTTGTCGGCGTTGTTCTTTATCAGCTGTTGAGCATGAACCAGATGTTGCTTAACATCGACAAGCAGGGCATCTCTTTCCAGTAACAACCTTTCCAAATCAGCATTGTTTGTCGAACCCAACTCATATCGTAGCAACGATGGAGGCTCGCGTCCATAGACAACTCGAAATGGAGACGTCTTGAGAGAAGTGTGATATGAGGTATTATACCACAACTCTGCCCAACATAAGAAACGAGACCATGTTCGAGGATGAGATGACGCGAAGCAACAGAGGTATGTCTCAAGGCATCTGTTTAAGACCTCTGTTTGTCCATCCGTTTGGGGATGGAAGACCGTACTGAACTTCAGAGTAGTTTCAGCTAGACAGAAAAGCTCCTTCCAGAAGGTACTGAGAAATTTTTTGTCTCGGTCTGAGACAATGGATTTTGGAAATCCATGTAAGCGAACTATCTCAGTGATGAACTTCTTGGCTACGTCGACTGCAGTAAATGGATGTTTGAGTCCAATGAAGTGTGAGTATTTGCTCAAACGATCCACTACCACAAAGATAACATTGTAACCATTTGAAGTAGGTAAACCCTCCACGAAGTCCATTGACAAATCTTCCCATATAGCCACTGGAATCGGTAGGGGATGTAGCAACCCCGCTGGACACAGTGTCGAGTACTTGTGTGTCTGACAAACATGACACGCAGATACATACTGTTGGATTGTCGTTAACATGCCTGTCCAATGAAACCATCTCTGAACTCTTTTTAGCGTTTTAAGAACTCCAGAATGTCCTCCTTGTAATCCATCATGACATTCTTTAAGAATTGTCTCAATGAAAGTGGAGTCTTTTGGTATCACTAGACGAGATTTGAACCATAATTTCTCCTCCTTCACTGTATAATCTCGCATCTCGCTGTCCCCTTCTTGAACCCTCTGTATCTGTCTCTGTATCTCATGTGAATTGCGTATCTCAGAATATAAGTCTTGTAACTGCAAAGAAGCCGACACTGTCACTGCATACAAGATACATTCTGCTGACTGCAAGGAAGCTTGTTCAATTCGAGATAACCCTTCAGCTGCTCTGTTCTGAATCCCAGTTTTGTAGAGGATGTCAAACTCGTAACCAAGCAATTTGCTTAACCACTTCTGATATTCCATGTTAACCTCTTTTTGCTCAAGTAGAAACTTCAGGCTCTTCTGATCTGTGTGCACTACAAAACGTCTCCCCAGCAGATAGTGCTTCCATTTACGGACCGCCAACACCACTGCCATCAGCTCCTTCTCGTATATTGGTTTCAGCTGTTCACGAGGAGTCAAACTATAACTGAAATAAGCCACAGGTCGACCGTCTTGCATCAATACTGCTCCCAACCCGAACCCTGAAGCATCGCATTCTACCACAAACTCACGGTTGAAGTTCGGTAATGCCAGCACTGGAGTTGAGATCATGGCTTGTTTCAACGTATCAAAAGCCAGTTGAGCCTCTTTAGACCAGTTGAATTTGTCGATCTTCAGAAGCTCATTTAAAGGACGCGCAAGAGAACCGTAAGCTTTGACGAATCTCCGGTAGTAGCCAGTTAACCCCAAGAATCCTCGTAGTTGTTTGATTGTCTTGGGAGTAGGCCAATTTCTCATTGCCTCGGTCTTAACTGTATTAGTAGCCACTCCTTCGGCTGAGATGATATGACCGAGGTATTCGACTTGACGTTGAGCGAAGAGGCACTTCTTCTTGTTTGCGAATAGTTGATGCTTCTCAAAGATTTGCATAACCAGCCTCAAGTGTGCAACATGCTCCTCAACACTCTTGCTATAGATCAACACGTCGTCGAAGAAAACAAGAACGAATTTGTTAAGATAAGGTCTGAACAGATCATTCATCAGTGACTGAAATGTGGATGGAGCATTAGTCAAGCCGAAAGGCATGACTAAAAACTCGTAATGTCCATCATGAGTTCGAAATGCTGTTTTCGGAATGTTCTTCTCTTCCATTCTTATCTGATGAAACCCCGCCGTTAAATCCATCTTGGAAAATATCGTTGCTCCATGTAATTGATCCAAGAGTTGATCAATCATTGGTATAGGAAACTTGTCAGCCACGGTTGCTTGGTTTAAGGCTCTGTAGTCAACGCAAAATCGCCAAGATTTGTCTTGCTTCTTAACCAATAACACGGGACTGGAGAAAGGGCTTCTGCTAGCTCGTATCAGACCTTTGTTCAGCATCTCTGCAACCATCTCTGACATTGCCTCTTTGTGAGCTTGAGAATATCGGTAAGGTCTGACATTGATAACATTAGTTCCTGCTTTTAAAGTGATAGCATGTTCTCTTCCTCTTATCGGTGGTAAGCCTTGAGGTTTGGCAAATATGTGCTCAAACTCGGTTAAGACCTGTAAAACCTCCGGAGAAGATACATCAGCAGGCGCTTTCTCGTGTTGCAAGTTACTGCACCAAGAATCAGTAGGAACCTCCCATTGACCGTCATCACGAGTTATTGTTTTAAGAGTTCCTGTCACTTGATGAAGGTCTGTCTCTCCGGTCAACATCACTCTCTTCCCTTCATGAATGAATGACCATTCTTGTGTAAACCAGTCTATCTCACACTTCCCCAACGACCTTAACCATTGTACTCCCAGCACCAAGTCTACTTTGCCCAGATCAAGAGCAATGCAATCGATTTTAAAAACGAGTCCCTGCATCTCCAACTTAACGTCTTTACAGACTCCTCCTGCTGGTATCGACACCTCCACTACAGGAAATGTGAGTAGTAATAGCGGACGGAAACCGCTATAATTTCTGTTTAATAGCGTTTCTTTGGACGCTCTGACATCGCCCGTTATAAAAGATCCGACCCTTTTAATAGCGGTTTTCTGTTGTGCTATAATTAAATGTACAAGAATAGCGCTTTTGTATCtgcaattgttaatatttattataatgaattattttatttaaaaacataatatttaatctgaatttttataataaaatcaattaatcatattataaaacaaaattatttaaatgattaaaacaataattaaaaattaaatcacaaaTATAGTTAAATAGAGAactaatttaaatttcaaatttaaaatttattcattaattaaaatttctttaCAATAAAATCAGTTTATACATCAAACCAAAAAAGAACCAAAACCTAATTAACCAACcctaaataaaccaaaaaaaatataaccaaaaaataacaaaacctaATAAAATTTCTACAGCTCTACGTCTCTTTCTTCTTATTCGGCTTCACCTACACCACAACCGCCGCTAGCTTTCTCTGTGATCTCTGCCATCTCCGACTAGCTTTCTTCCATGGCTTGAGCTTCCTCGGCTTGGGACTTGGCAGCCTGTTCAGATTACCTgcagaaaatatcaaaacaaaagaagaccATACGCATCAGATTGCAATGAAAGCTAGGAGCAAATTAAGCAAGAAACTCAGATAGCTTTTCTTAATCAAAGTTGAAATCTTTTGCCAAATCAAAAAACACATCCTAATCAAtcttataaatgatattaaactTCAGAGACAAAACAATCAAACCAACTCTGCTCGCAACCCATTTCGTGTaccaaaatcaaaacaaaatcagagagagagagagagagagagagagagagcatgaACAGAGATATACATGGCAAAGAAAGGCTGAGACTTCCCCCTTTATTCGTCTCCGGTGAACTGAACCATCGAAGCCTCTTCCACCTTGCCACCGGCGCTGCTCCGCCATCTCTGTTTGTCACTCGCCATATCTGTTTGTCACTTGCCATCTCTGTTTGTGGCTCGAATCTGACTCGAGTCAAACGTTGTCAACGAAGCTTTCGTCATGGCCGagtgagagagatagagatagagagacAGGTTTGTATCCAGACAGGTTGAATCGTAAGAGGCTGAAGACTTTGTGATTTTAGGTTTAACAATTCAAAGGATAGATGGAGAAGACTGtggttgaacaaaaaaaaagatggagaagactgaatcgtgagagagagagagagagggggttGAAAGGATAGATGGTGAAGATTGATCTTAGCCATAGGATCAAAAATAATCAATGGCCACAAATTGCAATCCTGATTTTTGATAGATTGACCAATAAGGAGAAAGTGAGAGGATTGACTGAGATTTATTTCTAGCCATTGGATTAAAGACAATCAAATGGTCAAAAATTAACCAGTCCAAAActatttaataattgttttaaaatttattgtttaactaaatttatttatacaaaattaaattagatTCTGATTATGttacatttattttgtatttaaaatttagagttaaaAAGTATGAGTTTAGAGTATATGTAATATCATTTAGAGTATATGATTTTGTGTTATGGTATacatttagagtttagggttagggtttagagtttgtaTAACttgagttttaaaatatacttggGTTTAAATTTATTGCCTCTATTCTATGTTTGTAAAGattaagtttattattttgtatgcaAAGTCTAAGTTTGTGGTATAGGGTaagattaaaaatttaattcatTATGATTTAGGGGTTGAGAGTTTTGAAAGTATAAGAGTTagagttttatataaaattttgtgactaaggtttagatttgaagtttgttatatttttaaaatttatattagaaatttatattttggtagaTGAATGGTTTATGTTTGAAGTTAGGAATTAGGGTATAGAATTGTATGGAGGATCTAAGGTTTACATTTAAGATTTTGAAAggagttttgaaaaaaaaatagttttaaagtttaaatttaaattttggctttaaaatctgaaaaaaaaataattagagattttatttagtattttagaatatcatttaagtttgaattttatggtttagggtattagatttaGGGCATTAGATGGATTCAGGTTGCATTAgcatatttaaattaaactttatttttataaaattaaaagttcaaaatttagattttaggattatatttagggtttaggggttagaATATATTTGGAGATTAGGGGTTAAAAATAAGTCTAGCAAGtcattttgttaaaattatatatccctaaatttataaatagaattgattaaaaattataatatatattgcaataaaatatgaaatttatagttttagagATTACAATCGGTTCCAATTTTATTTCCCTCCATAATATTTGGCTCCAAAAATTGGCTCCAATAATATTTTGAGTTTTAGCTCCAATTTATTTTTGGCCTCAATTTATCATTAATGTACAAAACACTAACAAGTCTcaacatttagaaaataaaaaataaaaactctcTCCCTCTCGAATCAAAGCATAAGAACGAAGTGAAGCATGTCTTTGTGGTCTTCTGCTTCCAGACTAACATGCTGCCAATAAAACAGAcaagaaacagagtaaaaaacataattatagcCAAGTAAAGACATAAAATTGTAACATAGAGCATAGAGGTGATAATCAAGGGAAATTAAGACCAACCTCGCCAGGATCTGTATGTGCAATAATAGTAGTCAACGGGTCATCTCTTTTAAATCGTTATTCTTCGTTTGGCATCACAGTGAGTAACAACATGTTGCCAAGAGCCAGAACCTAGAGTGAGACTTGTAAAGCTTGTTTTCTCTTTAACTTTTGTTCCCTGCAAAAAGGGAAACACCAAGTAGAACAATCAAAGGCAAAGAAGCCATGTTGAACCAAATCTCACAAAAGCCACCATACAGTGTGATTCTACAATAATACAGAATGTAAGAACAAAGCCAAACAATGTATCGATATGAAACATTCTCAGCATAACACATCACACACACAACTAACTAAGAACATAACCAGTTTCAGATGCAATGAAAAGACACAATGGACCAACTGCAAACTTTGTCTTCTCAACATAGCACAACACACACACTACTAACTAAGAACAGAAAAATGTTCCAACCAAGGATTTCAGATGTAACAAAGAGACACAATATATCAAACTGCAAACTTTGTCTTCTCAACGTCACACACGCACACACTACTAAGAACAGAACCCGTTTTCTACAACACTCCGACAAAGATCAAATTAGTTTTGATAAGTGAGCTGAAAAAAATATCAGATAACTaaagataattataaaagtgAATCTCTCAATAGGATTGGGGAAAGAGAGAACCTTTCCGCCATGGCTCCCGGATTTGAGGCGAGCAGAGAAAGTGcctgagatgaagaagaaaaggagacGACTATAGAGGACGGGAGAGGTGATGAAGTAGGTTTCTGTTTAATACTATCCCTGAAGCAAATATGAATCATAAATCAAATCACGACTTAGGGTTCTTGCTCGAATCAGAGAGGGATTTATGGAGCCGACTACGGAAAGGAAACAGAGACAATGgcaaagagagagatagagagattaCAACTGAGATACCCAGGAGATTTAACTCAGCTGGCCGTGAGTGACTAAGATCGGAGTGTTGTCCGGTGGAAGCCATGATCTCGTGAGAGATGGAGGAGAGATGGAGACGATGAGTTCGtctgtgtgtgtgagagagagagagagaatctgagaaatatttaatttgtttgagccatttttttttttttttttttaacaccatccttttttttctaattattggAGCTTATACATACCAAATTAACGCggctaaaaaaattatttttccgCGATACCAAACATAGCGTTTTCAATTTATAAACGCTATTAAAAAAGTCAGTATTGATATACAATAGCAGAAACATCAAAAACGCTATAGTCTGATGCTATTAATACTCATATTTACTGTAGTGCTCGTTGCCAAGTAGTACACGCAGTCCAAAATCAGCAGAGATTTGGATTCCAGTGCGTGCAACGAACTCTGGAGTCACAAAGTTATGTGTGGCTCCACTGTCTATCAAGACAACCAATTTGTTGTCTGCAAGAGTTCCTCTTAGTTTGGTAGTTGTAGGAAAATCAATACCCAAATAAGCATGGAGTGATATCTCCATCATCTGTGTTGTTTGATCTCCTTGCAACTGATTTACTTCCTCAATGCCCTCTTCTTCATAGGTGTCTTGTACAACTTCAACCTCCAAATCATCAACAATAACCAAGATTTGGAGTTCTGGATTGGCACACACATGACCGCGGAACCAACTCGTCTTACATTGGAAACACAGCTTTAGCCTCTTCAACTCAGCTAATTCAGCTGGAGTCAAATGTAATCGTGGTCTCCTGGTAAGTTCTTGTGCACTTCTGGCTGCTTAGACTTATCTTCTGCAACTGGTGGCAGAATCTTTTGTTGTTGTCGGTATTGTCTAGCAGGCTGAGCATGGTACTCGTTCTGTCTAGGTTTCGCACGTTCACCCATCACTTGACAGAAGGTACTGCTTTCCATTTTGACTACAGCAGCTATATGGTTGCGTAGCCCTTTAGGTTCTTTAAGCTTGATTACTTCTTTCATCTCTTGCTTAAGAACATTATAGAATTTGCTGATCAAGTTAGGCTCATCAATTCTTTTTACTTGAGTAATCAATTCTTCAAACTCCTTGACGTACTCACGAACGGTTCCAGTCTGTCTCAAAGCACAGAGTCTGTTTCTCGGTTCATCATCAATTGACTCTGCGAATCTTTCGAGCATCCTCTGCTTGAACTGAAACCAACTCTCAAATCTTTCCTCTTCTGATTCCCACAGATACCAGTTCAGGACTTCTCCTGTTAAACTCAGAGCCACTAACTCAAGCTTTTGCTGTTCATTATACTGAGCCGCTCTGAAGTATCGTTCGACATTACGGATCCAACCATATGGCAACAATCCATCAAACTCAGGCAATTCAATCTTCTTCAACAAACTTTCTCTACTATGGAACATCTCATTACTCCTCTGATAACCTAATGAGAGATTCTCCTATTCAGATGGTGATATCGGTACCTGAGTGTCACTACGGAGTTCCGATGATCCTGTGATATCTTTGCCGTTAGGCTTTGCTGGAACTGTGTGAGACTCGATACGATCGATCGCCGCTGCGATCTTCTATAACTGAAACTCGACGGAGCTCAGTCGCGACTCTACTGCACCGAAGCGTTCCTCCGATTGACCGTTAGCTTCCGTCAGCTTCCTCCATCCTTCGTATATCACCTTCACCGTCTTCTCCGCCTCCATAGCAGACCTCTCCAAATGCTCGATTCGTCCATCCGATTCGCTAACCAGAGCCATCGCGAGTCGCTCACCGCACCAATTGATAGAGTTTGAACTTTCGATTCTCTGTAAACTCAATCACTCCTTCTTATTGATTCAACGAGAACGATGATAACGATGAATACACTTTGTATCAAGAATCAATCGAGATATCGCTGGCTTAACCCAGACGATAATCTCCTCAAGTCACTGCGACTCAATCCAAAATACATAGCTAGACTTAACGAACTACACAACAGAGTATTTAACAAACATAACAGACATAACGGCAAACCCTCTAAACGAGATAGAGTCTTTCCAATCCTTTCAATCTTCATTTAAATCTGCCACGTCATTCTCTTCTCGCGCCTCCGCCTCAACTTCTTgagtcttcttcctcctcgcGTAATGATGCATAGGCTTATCACATTTATAGTCTGAATGATTCCTTTGATTGAATAATGGGAACAATGCGGTAAAaaagaagatatgatgattGGCCATTTAAGATTTTGAATTAGCTATGTGTTATTGCAGCGAATTGATTACGTTTCTTCTATAAACTGCAGAAATTCCCATCTGGTTCTTGGTTTTGTTGCTACTGCTCATGCAAAATTCTGCGAGAAAGTTGAGGCAGCTAATCATGGCACTACAACTCTTTCTCCCTTGTTGAGGTGCTACCTATGTGAAGAAAAATGTATGAATTACACCTTAAAAGGCGTATCTATCCATCaagtatatttgtttatttgctTCTGTTAAATTCTTAATATGGGGTTTGAGCTCAAAACAATACATTCCACACTTTTGCAGATCACCAAGCATGCATCAAGCAAGATGGCACGGTACCTGTTGAAAGTAGTACTCATCCATTTTGTGGAAAGTATTGTCAAGAGGTAGCCTTCCTTTATCTTTACTAGTATTATTTTCTTGTGGCGTAATGAAAGTCAATAGCTCTAATCTTGGTGATCAACGTAAATagctttttattttacaattatatgAATATAGTAGTACAATGGACACTGAGTATTCcatttgtttgttattttctcTTAGTTATTCGACAGACTTCAGATACTAATTGGAGTTAAACATTCATTGCCCGAGGGCTTCTCTTGGACATTCCTCCGCTGCTTTGAGATCCCTCGTGATAATGACATATCTGAGAAGATTGCATATAATGCCAAACTGGCTGTTGCTTTTTCTGTTATGGATGAGTGCTTTTCACCTTTAGTTGGTCGCAGGAGTGGTGTCAACCTGCTTGAAAATATCGTCTACAAATTTGGGTAAAGCTCATTCGCAAAACCTGTCCTTGCATGCATGCTTTCTGTTTTGGTTCTTTATTTTTGAGATCTAACTGACTAGTAACTGTCCATATGCTACTAGATTATGTTTTGAATGTTTCTCCTATTGTTTTGTAGGTCGAACTTCCATCGGCTAAACTACAGCAATTTTCTTACTGCTGTTTTGGAGAGGGGTGATGAAATCATCGCTGTGGCATCTATCAGGTGAGTCTGTTGTATCATGAACGTTGTTGATTAATACTTCATTGTAGATTTAGGGAGTTCTTAACATTGGATAGAATGCAATACATTTTATTAGCATACAGATGATCTTTTAATGATATTTACTGGAATCTCTGTTGCTTGTTTCTCATTAAATTGATAGTATAACAAATTATGAATGAGCTTTTCCTTTCCGTGAGTGCGCATGCATGCAagtgaataaaatgtttttgCTTTTACTCAGGATCCACGGCAATCAACTGGCAGAAATGCCGTTTATAGGAACCCGCTACATGTACAGGCGTCAAGGGATGTGTCGTCGACTAATGAACGGCATTGAATCTGTAGGTTCTCCCACACATTGTCATATCCTAACTTCTTTCTTTCAATTATTCAGTTTGTCGGTTTATAAGTTCTTGTTAATTGCCTCTCAATTGTTGCATGCTATATGTTGAGCTTTTGCTAGCTGTCTGTCAATTTTACTTGTTTATATTCACTTGATTCTATGTAATCAGAGTAGACTCTTTTGTTCACAATTCTCTGAAGATCCACATT
This genomic window from Raphanus sativus cultivar WK10039 unplaced genomic scaffold, ASM80110v3 Scaffold0059, whole genome shotgun sequence contains:
- the LOC130494591 gene encoding increased DNA methylation 1-like — protein: MLGWMIDSAIVPLNGKVHCENTEEGIITKEVEIKMMIHVLYAGTREILTAVMVARQLSIRAAWALKNSHLVLGFVATAHAKFCEKVEAANHGTTTLSPLLRCYLCEEKYHQACIKQDGTVPVESSTHPFCGKYCQELFDRLQILIGVKHSLPEGFSWTFLRCFEIPRDNDISEKIAYNAKLAVAFSVMDECFSPLVGRRSGVNLLENIVYKFGSNFHRLNYSNFLTAVLERGDEIIAVASIRIHGNQLAEMPFIGTRYMYRRQGMCRRLMNGIESALG